A region from the Thiovulum sp. ES genome encodes:
- a CDS encoding putative S-adenosylmethionine-dependent methyltransferase, YraL family (PFAM: Tetrapyrrole (Corrin/Porphyrin) Methylases~TIGRFAM: probable S-adenosylmethionine-dependent methyltransferase, YraL family), which yields MSFVPTPIGNLGDITLRSLEVISSAKTVFCEDTRVTKSLFKLLSERYSELFRDFERDFISLHSHNEKRVLQNLNLDIFQENSIYVSDAGLPGVSDPGIELLRFARDKNIEFQVLPGATASTIAHLLSGFSEKEFLFYGFLPHKGNIRKSELEKTIWSGYSAIFYESPHRLQKLLLELSEIAPHRQIFVGKELTKKYENRWWGTAEEIQRDFQSVNIKGEWVVVVEGENRFSGGIVLEDIEKLDIPPKEKAKLISKVTGEKVKDIYNRLI from the coding sequence TTGTCATTTGTTCCAACTCCTATTGGAAATTTAGGAGACATTACTCTTCGTTCGCTAGAAGTAATTTCAAGTGCAAAAACTGTTTTTTGCGAAGATACAAGAGTAACAAAATCCCTTTTTAAACTTCTTTCTGAAAGATACAGTGAGCTTTTTAGAGATTTTGAGAGGGATTTTATTTCACTTCACTCCCACAATGAGAAACGAGTTTTACAAAATTTAAATTTAGATATTTTTCAAGAGAACTCAATTTATGTTAGTGATGCAGGACTCCCTGGAGTTAGCGATCCTGGGATAGAACTTCTCCGTTTTGCACGAGATAAAAATATTGAATTTCAAGTTCTTCCAGGAGCAACCGCCTCAACAATTGCACATCTTTTAAGTGGTTTTTCGGAAAAAGAGTTTCTGTTTTATGGCTTTTTACCACACAAGGGAAATATTCGAAAATCTGAATTAGAAAAAACTATTTGGAGTGGATATTCCGCAATTTTTTACGAGTCGCCTCACCGATTACAGAAACTTCTTTTAGAGCTTTCAGAAATTGCACCTCATCGCCAAATTTTTGTTGGTAAAGAATTGACGAAAAAGTATGAAAATCGTTGGTGGGGAACTGCTGAAGAGATTCAAAGAGATTTTCAAAGTGTAAATATAAAAGGTGAATGGGTTGTTGTTGTCGAAGGTGAAAATCGTTTTTCTGGTGGAATTGTTCTTGAAGATATTGAAAAATTAGATATTCCGCCAAAAGAGAAAGCGAAACTTATCTCAAAAGTAACTGGTGAAAAAGTAAAAGATATTTACAATCGATTGATTTAA
- a CDS encoding KilA-N domain-containing protein,T5orf172 domain-containing protein (PFAM: KilA-N domain; T5orf172 domain): MRKEDEKANSIETIHLKSKLLELKTEDNVEILIDVQALLKSPAGSDEAYFKITDIAKKFGKEAREITKLASIQDYIFVLKEEFKVKPKIVKRGKYQGGTWLHYKLLKPFLRWVLPTKDYAKLEVSGKLDFIFYKQEDLKSVYVVETEDNRIKIGISSNINKRFSEIQNAIGLKIINSISSVKVDNAYLIEQTLLTYFDDFRQNGEWLKDVKFKKVSQKMLELFHRYFLNDFEIKNNEIKILN, translated from the coding sequence ATGAGGAAAGAAGATGAAAAAGCTAACTCTATTGAGACAATTCACTTAAAATCAAAATTATTAGAACTTAAAACAGAAGATAATGTAGAAATACTTATCGATGTTCAAGCACTCTTAAAATCCCCTGCTGGTTCTGATGAAGCATATTTTAAAATTACAGATATTGCTAAAAAGTTTGGAAAAGAAGCTAGAGAAATAACAAAGTTAGCATCAATACAAGATTATATTTTCGTCTTAAAAGAAGAATTTAAAGTAAAACCTAAGATTGTAAAGAGGGGAAAATATCAAGGAGGAACTTGGCTTCATTACAAACTTTTAAAACCATTTTTAAGATGGGTTTTGCCTACAAAAGATTATGCAAAATTAGAAGTTAGTGGAAAACTTGATTTTATTTTTTATAAACAAGAAGACTTAAAGTCTGTTTATGTTGTTGAAACAGAAGACAATAGAATTAAAATTGGAATTTCATCAAATATTAATAAACGATTTTCTGAAATTCAGAATGCCATAGGATTAAAAATTATTAATTCAATTTCTTCTGTAAAAGTTGATAATGCCTATTTAATTGAACAAACTCTTTTAACTTATTTTGATGATTTTCGTCAAAATGGTGAATGGTTGAAAGATGTTAAATTCAAAAAAGTTTCTCAAAAAATGCTAGAACTTTTTCATCGATATTTTTTAAATGATTTTGAAATAAAGAATAATGAAATTAAAATTTTAAATTGA
- a CDS encoding NTP pyrophosphohydrolase (PFAM: NUDIX domain), with the protein MEEKKYRPNVAVVVVSSKYPEKCEVFVAKRNDIPDAWQFPQGGIDKGESPKEALLRELEEEIGTNQIEIVAKYSGWITYDFPANVSMHPFSGQKQQYFLVRLKRGAKINIKDVEHPEFSDFKFVDANLVLEETSHFKRPIYKKILSYFRKEGYLLC; encoded by the coding sequence ATGGAGGAAAAAAAATATAGACCAAATGTTGCTGTCGTCGTTGTGTCCTCTAAATATCCTGAAAAATGTGAGGTTTTTGTAGCAAAAAGAAATGATATTCCAGATGCTTGGCAATTTCCACAAGGTGGAATTGATAAAGGAGAGTCTCCAAAAGAGGCTCTTTTACGAGAGTTAGAAGAGGAAATTGGGACAAATCAAATTGAGATAGTTGCGAAATATTCGGGCTGGATCACTTATGATTTTCCCGCCAATGTTTCAATGCACCCATTCAGCGGTCAAAAACAGCAATATTTTTTAGTTAGATTAAAACGAGGAGCAAAAATCAATATTAAAGATGTAGAACATCCAGAATTCTCAGATTTCAAGTTTGTTGATGCAAATTTAGTATTGGAAGAGACGAGCCATTTTAAAAGACCAATTTATAAAAAAATCTTAAGTTATTTTAGAAAAGAGGGTTATTTACTGTGTTAA
- a CDS encoding DNA polymerase I (PFAM: 5'-3' exonuclease, C-terminal SAM fold; 3'-5' exonuclease; 5'-3' exonuclease, N-terminal resolvase-like domain; DNA polymerase family A~TIGRFAM: DNA polymerase I) translates to MQQVYLLDTFGMLFKSYYALPPLKNRDDFPTGVITGFFKTLLYYRKNIDISNLIFVYEGGGKNFRKELSTDYKKDRGEIPDDFRLQFEVLKDLIEKMGFKSFSVDGFEADDVIATLSEKFSQNSQKVSILSADKDFNQLINENVTIYKPDKLQRFDRDEVFDKFGVYPEQFIDYQALVGDAVDGVSGVRGIGKVTASKLLSEFGTLENIYANLHQTSKGNAKKLETGREDAIKSKELVTLKKDLDVSIENFRNSEREPFLNIVEELLKYEISDPIKFLKKEGLLKSSELEDKDENNFKFEHKIISEIGELKDILSKIETGKIVAFDTETTGVSSLSDSIVGISFADEVERGYYIPINHQASFFDSHEQISISELQNVISEFNRFKLVGHNWKFDSNIIWNNFGIALDFYADTMVMAWLDDTRESISLDNLSYKFLKHKMIKFKDIVKKGENFSSVEIGVAGKYAVEDSVATLRLFEIFSDKNQKLFELENRITKILSKMEREGISVDLKYLEKLRIDFEKEIEEISANIFGITKREFNLNSPKQVAETLFDIVGMEETKKRSTDEANLKLLLQKNSSVPERVSILENILKYREVKKLLSTYVIPLMEKSVDSRIHTNFVQTGTATGRLSSREPNLQNIPVGNRIRRAFIAKDGYSLLSLDYSQIELRLLAHFSGDEQLVENFQNGVDVHGYLAEKLKIKRSTAKTVNFGVLYGMGSMKLSKTLDIPKDEASKIIENFFEIYSGVKEFNQPENYLSEEGNSFFVETLFGRTRYFDFPKNGKEESELYRESFNTIFQGSASDLIKEAMIQIDSEISEKNLDVKMLLQIHDELIFEVKDEILDEVKNRFSEIMENCYKLKVPLEVNSKFGKSWE, encoded by the coding sequence ATGCAACAAGTTTATCTACTAGATACATTTGGAATGCTTTTCAAGAGCTATTATGCTCTTCCCCCACTAAAAAATCGTGATGATTTTCCGACAGGAGTTATCACGGGATTTTTCAAAACTCTACTTTATTACAGAAAAAATATAGATATTTCAAATTTAATTTTTGTTTATGAAGGTGGTGGGAAAAATTTCCGAAAAGAGCTTTCAACGGATTATAAAAAAGATCGTGGAGAAATACCAGACGATTTTAGATTGCAATTTGAAGTTTTAAAAGACCTCATCGAAAAAATGGGTTTCAAAAGTTTTTCAGTTGATGGATTTGAAGCGGACGATGTTATTGCGACACTTTCAGAAAAATTTTCACAAAACAGTCAAAAAGTTTCAATTCTTTCAGCGGATAAAGATTTTAATCAACTGATAAATGAGAATGTTACGATTTACAAACCCGATAAATTACAGAGATTTGATCGCGATGAAGTGTTTGATAAATTTGGAGTTTATCCAGAACAATTTATTGATTATCAGGCACTTGTCGGCGATGCAGTTGATGGAGTTTCTGGTGTTCGTGGAATTGGAAAAGTTACTGCTTCAAAACTTCTTTCAGAATTTGGAACACTTGAAAATATCTATGCAAACTTACATCAAACTTCAAAAGGAAATGCAAAAAAACTTGAGACTGGTCGAGAAGATGCAATAAAATCGAAAGAGCTTGTTACTCTCAAAAAAGATTTAGATGTTTCAATTGAGAATTTCCGAAACAGTGAAAGAGAACCTTTTTTAAATATTGTTGAAGAGCTTTTAAAATATGAAATTTCTGATCCAATTAAGTTTTTGAAAAAAGAGGGACTTTTAAAAAGTTCTGAACTTGAAGATAAAGACGAAAATAATTTCAAGTTTGAACACAAAATTATTTCTGAAATTGGCGAATTAAAAGATATTTTGTCAAAAATTGAGACTGGAAAAATTGTAGCTTTTGACACAGAGACAACAGGAGTATCTTCACTTTCAGATTCAATTGTGGGTATTTCATTTGCTGATGAGGTCGAACGGGGATATTACATTCCGATAAATCATCAAGCATCTTTTTTTGACTCGCATGAACAAATTTCAATTTCTGAATTGCAAAATGTGATTTCGGAATTCAATCGTTTTAAATTAGTTGGACACAATTGGAAATTTGACTCAAATATTATTTGGAATAATTTTGGAATTGCTTTAGATTTTTATGCCGACACGATGGTGATGGCTTGGCTTGACGATACTCGGGAATCTATTTCACTTGATAATTTATCATACAAATTTTTGAAACACAAAATGATCAAATTCAAAGATATTGTCAAAAAAGGTGAAAATTTTTCAAGTGTTGAAATCGGAGTTGCGGGAAAATATGCGGTAGAAGATTCAGTTGCGACTTTGAGACTTTTTGAAATTTTTTCAGATAAAAACCAGAAACTTTTTGAACTTGAAAATCGAATTACTAAAATTCTTTCAAAAATGGAACGAGAAGGAATTTCTGTTGATTTAAAATATTTGGAAAAATTGAGAATTGATTTTGAAAAAGAGATTGAAGAAATTTCAGCAAATATTTTTGGAATCACAAAGCGAGAATTCAATTTAAATTCACCGAAGCAAGTTGCGGAAACTCTTTTTGATATTGTTGGAATGGAAGAGACAAAAAAGCGAAGCACGGACGAAGCAAATTTAAAATTACTTCTCCAAAAAAATAGCTCAGTTCCTGAACGAGTCTCGATTTTAGAAAATATTTTGAAATATCGAGAAGTAAAAAAACTCCTTTCAACTTATGTCATTCCGCTTATGGAAAAAAGTGTAGATTCAAGAATTCATACTAATTTTGTGCAAACAGGAACTGCAACAGGTCGTCTTTCAAGTCGAGAACCAAATTTACAAAATATTCCTGTTGGGAACAGAATTCGTCGAGCATTTATCGCAAAAGATGGGTATTCGCTACTTTCTCTTGATTATTCTCAAATTGAGTTACGACTTTTGGCACATTTTTCAGGAGACGAGCAACTTGTAGAGAATTTTCAAAATGGTGTTGATGTTCATGGATATTTAGCGGAAAAACTAAAAATTAAGAGAAGCACAGCAAAAACTGTGAATTTCGGTGTTTTATATGGAATGGGAAGTATGAAACTTTCAAAAACTCTTGATATTCCAAAAGATGAAGCTAGTAAAATTATTGAAAACTTTTTTGAAATTTACAGCGGAGTTAAAGAGTTCAATCAACCAGAAAATTATTTATCTGAAGAGGGAAATAGTTTTTTTGTAGAGACACTTTTTGGACGAACTCGATATTTTGATTTTCCAAAAAATGGAAAAGAGGAGTCTGAATTATATCGGGAGTCTTTCAACACAATTTTTCAGGGTTCAGCTTCTGATTTAATTAAAGAGGCGATGATCCAAATAGATTCTGAAATTTCAGAAAAAAATCTTGATGTCAAAATGCTACTACAAATTCATGATGAATTGATTTTTGAAGTCAAAGATGAAATTCTCGATGAGGTCAAAAATCGTTTTTCGGAAATCATGGAAAATTGCTATAAATTAAAAGTTCCACTAGAAGTAAATTCCAAATTTGGAAAAAGCTGGGAATGA
- a CDS encoding fumarate hydro-lyase, beta subunit FumB (PFAM: Fumarase C-terminus~TIGRFAM: hydro-lyases, Fe-S type, tartrate/fumarate subfamily, beta region), protein MSKTYNMTPPLSLEDVKKLKAGDIVNLTGTIYTARDAAHKRLVDLLADGKELPFDVNGAIIYFVGPTPPKPGEPIGSAGPTTSYRMDSYSPTLIEKGLRGMIGKGRRNQEVKDACSTHGAIYFGATGGAGALLGKRIKSSEVIAYPELGPEAIRKIEVENFPVTVINDSYGADLYQAGREQYQKVD, encoded by the coding sequence ATGAGTAAAACTTATAATATGACTCCACCTCTTTCACTTGAAGATGTGAAAAAGCTAAAAGCTGGAGACATTGTAAATTTGACTGGAACAATTTACACAGCACGAGACGCTGCACATAAAAGACTTGTGGATTTATTAGCGGATGGAAAGGAGTTGCCTTTTGATGTGAATGGTGCAATTATCTATTTTGTAGGACCAACTCCGCCAAAACCAGGTGAGCCAATTGGTAGTGCTGGACCAACAACAAGCTACCGAATGGACAGCTACTCTCCGACTCTAATTGAAAAAGGGTTACGAGGAATGATTGGAAAAGGGCGACGAAATCAAGAAGTGAAAGATGCATGTTCGACTCATGGTGCAATCTATTTTGGTGCGACTGGTGGAGCAGGTGCATTACTTGGAAAAAGAATTAAAAGTTCTGAAGTTATTGCTTATCCAGAGCTTGGGCCAGAAGCGATCCGAAAAATCGAAGTTGAAAATTTTCCTGTTACAGTAATTAATGATAGCTATGGTGCGGATTTGTATCAAGCTGGTCGAGAACAATATCAAAAGGTTGATTAA
- a CDS encoding hypothetical protein (PFAM: Dinitrogenase iron-molybdenum cofactor), translating to MIFGIPVKTNGENPAIAPTFGKVKFFAIVNGDEVKIIENVEKSGMKAVQLLLQNGVDTLLMSHIGGRPLEMALQSGIDVRFVGKDRMTISEAVSRFADFPKATEIDSDLFTSH from the coding sequence TTGATTTTTGGAATTCCTGTAAAAACAAATGGTGAAAATCCTGCAATCGCTCCTACTTTTGGGAAAGTGAAGTTTTTTGCAATTGTAAATGGTGATGAGGTCAAAATTATAGAAAATGTTGAAAAAAGCGGAATGAAAGCAGTTCAGCTTCTTTTACAAAATGGAGTCGATACTCTACTGATGTCTCATATTGGCGGACGACCGCTAGAAATGGCACTTCAAAGTGGAATTGATGTTAGATTTGTCGGAAAAGATCGCATGACAATTTCAGAAGCTGTAAGTAGATTTGCGGATTTTCCAAAAGCAACAGAAATAGATTCTGATTTATTTACTTCACACTAA
- a CDS encoding aspartate kinase, monofunctional class (PFAM: ACT domain; Amino acid kinase family~TIGRFAM: aspartate kinase, monofunctional class; aspartate kinase), with amino-acid sequence MLIVQKFGGTSVGSLERIEKVRDRVIESVKKGDQIVVVVSAMSGETNKLVSYAKHFSKSPEEREVDLLLSSGERVTSSLLSIALNASGIPAISMSGRGAGIVTDSNHTKARIESIDSKPILDQVNSGKVVVVAGFQGVDENGKVTTLGRGGSDLSAVALAGALKADLCEIYTDVDGIYTTDPRIEPKAKKLERISYDEMLELASLGAKVLQSRSVEMAKKSNVNLVTRSSFNNNEGTLITSEENILEKPLVSGIALDKNQARITLLEVADRVGIASDIFEALARNNVNVDMIVQTVGHSSSNEDKTNVAFTIPRDEVEKAKTSLQKFIDNGDFNNIEIDDGIVKVSIVGVGMKSHTGVAAKAFRAMAGENINIMMISTSEIKVSMIINEKYSELAVRTLHSVYELEK; translated from the coding sequence GTGTTAATAGTTCAAAAGTTTGGCGGAACAAGTGTCGGTTCTCTTGAGAGAATTGAAAAAGTTCGAGACCGAGTTATTGAAAGTGTTAAAAAAGGAGACCAAATTGTAGTTGTTGTTTCTGCGATGAGCGGAGAGACAAACAAACTTGTTTCGTATGCAAAACACTTTTCAAAAAGTCCAGAAGAGAGAGAAGTTGATTTACTACTTTCGAGCGGAGAAAGAGTTACCTCATCGCTACTCTCAATTGCATTAAATGCTAGTGGAATTCCTGCGATTTCAATGAGCGGTCGAGGTGCAGGAATTGTTACCGACAGCAATCACACAAAGGCGAGAATTGAAAGTATTGATTCAAAACCAATTTTAGATCAAGTAAATTCTGGAAAAGTTGTTGTTGTTGCAGGTTTTCAGGGTGTTGATGAAAATGGAAAAGTTACAACACTTGGAAGAGGTGGCAGTGATTTGTCTGCTGTTGCACTTGCGGGAGCTTTAAAAGCTGATCTTTGTGAAATCTACACCGATGTTGATGGAATTTATACAACTGATCCACGAATTGAACCAAAAGCTAAAAAACTTGAGAGAATCAGTTATGATGAAATGCTTGAGTTAGCTAGTCTTGGTGCAAAAGTTTTACAAAGTCGTTCAGTTGAAATGGCTAAAAAGTCAAATGTCAATCTTGTTACTCGTTCAAGTTTTAATAATAACGAGGGAACTCTTATTACAAGTGAGGAGAATATTTTGGAAAAACCTTTAGTTAGCGGAATTGCACTTGATAAAAATCAGGCACGAATCACTCTACTTGAAGTTGCGGATCGAGTTGGTATTGCTTCTGATATTTTTGAGGCTCTTGCTCGAAACAATGTAAATGTTGATATGATTGTTCAAACTGTCGGACACTCTTCTAGTAACGAAGACAAAACAAATGTGGCATTTACTATTCCTCGCGATGAGGTTGAAAAAGCTAAAACCTCACTTCAAAAATTTATTGATAATGGTGATTTTAATAATATTGAGATTGACGATGGAATTGTCAAAGTTTCTATTGTTGGTGTTGGTATGAAATCACACACTGGAGTTGCTGCAAAAGCTTTCCGTGCGATGGCAGGTGAAAATATTAACATCATGATGATCAGCACAAGCGAAATTAAGGTTTCAATGATTATTAATGAAAAATATAGCGAACTTGCTGTTCGGACTCTCCACTCTGTCTATGAATTAGAAAAATAG
- a CDS encoding ribosomal protein L31 (PFAM: Ribosomal protein L31~TIGRFAM: ribosomal protein L31): MKKGIHPDYIETTVNCACGNEFKTKSLSAEIRVDICGACHPFYTGSEKVVDTTGRIDKFNKRYNFNK; encoded by the coding sequence ATGAAAAAGGGAATTCACCCAGATTACATTGAAACAACTGTAAATTGTGCTTGTGGAAATGAATTTAAAACAAAAAGTCTTTCTGCTGAAATCAGAGTAGATATTTGTGGTGCTTGTCATCCATTCTACACAGGTTCAGAAAAAGTTGTTGATACAACAGGTAGAATCGACAAATTCAACAAGCGATATAATTTCAACAAATAA